The segment CAACAAGATTCATACAGGGTTATAACTAACCACAACGAAAAAATTGCCACAATCTTTCGAAACATGTTACTTAAATATGATCACGCTTATTCTTAACCATATCAAACATCAATTCGCGCGCACGGTGTAACTGGGCTTTAACTGTACCCAAAGGCGCGTCAATTTCTGCCGCTATCTCCTCGTACGACAACTCGTTGAAATACCGAAGCCTTACCAGCTTTTGGTATTTCGGTGGAAGCTTATCTACGAAAACCTGGATAAGTTCTTCCTTTTGCGCCTTAATGGCCTCTTCCTGCGGGTTAAGGTTCTCATCCTCCACATCAATGGATACGCCCTCACCATTGTCATCGGTAAAGGTATTGCTGATGCTTAGCGTGTTAAGTTTCTTCTTGCGAATATGGTCAATGGTATTATTGGTGGCGATGCGGAACAGCCATGTAGAAAAGGTAAAGTCTTTTTTAAAACGGTGCAGGCTTTTAAAAGCCTTGGCAAACGATTCAATGGTAAGGTCTTCGGCATCATCAACATTGCGTACCATCTTTAAAATCATATGGTACACCGGCCGCTTATACCGCTGCATTAGCTTGGCAAAGGCTTGCTCATCACCGCTGTTTACGGCTTCGTCTATCAGGCGAAAATCCTCCAGAGCTTTTGATGAAAACCGGCCTTCTAGTTCTTCCATTGTACTTTTTTGGTTACTAACGCAACCGTGCCCGTTGAAATATAGTAAATCGCAAAAAGAAAATCTAAAAGAGGCACAGCCCACACATCAAATTTGTGCCCTACCCGTTTTGAAAAGCTATACACCGTGCCCGAAACAATAAAAAGACGTAATACCACGGCAGCCGGAACCCACCAAAAATAGGGTTGCAGGTAAACCAGTACTGCTGCAAGAAACCAACTTAATATGTGTGTAAGACTGAATAAACCCAAAACCACACGGTGTTTAAATCTGTAATACTTGCCCACGCTTAAATGCCTGATTTTTTGCTGAACGAATTCACTCCAGGTTTGTTTCGGTTTTGAAACAGTTATGGAGGATGGATCAATGCAAGCCACCGTTGTTTCACCTCGGGCATGCTTGTTCACAAACAGGTCATCATCACCTCCGGTAATACCAAGATATTCGTTAAAACCTTTGTTTTGCAAAAAGAGTGATTTGCGGTAGGCCAGGTTTCGGCCTACCCCCATATAGGGGTTGCCCATTAAAGCAAACGAAAGGTATTGAATACCTGTAACGATTGTCTCATATCGGATAAACAAGTTCAACAACCCGCCCAGTTTCTGGTAAGGTGAGTAACCCAGAACAAATTGTGTTTTATCTTGAAAACATCCGGCCATAGACTGAAGCCAGTTTTCACCTGCCGGCCTGCAGTCGGCATCGGTTAACAAAATTATATCGTAGTGGGCAGCTTTGATACCCAACGTCAGCCCATATTTTTTTCCGTTCGCGTGGTTGGGCAAGTGCTCAACTTTAACAATCCGTAAGCGTTTGTCATGTTCGGCAGTTTCTCGTAAAAAATCAAAGGTTCCGTCATTTGAGCGATCATCAACTATGACCACCTCATAGTGAGGATGGTTTTGCGACAACAATTTTGGGAGAAGTTCGCGCAGGTTGCCCTCCTCATCGTGTGCACATACAATAACCGAAACCGGCTGTTGGCCCAAGGTTATACCCGATGGTTGCCTTTTGGCCAGGGCCACTTCAAACACAATAAAGAAAACAAGCTGACAAAAAACAGAGGCAAAAAAAACACCCAATAGTATAGACAATGCCGTGTGGGATTAAAATTAACCGGTGCAAATATAGAAGTAGATTTACGCGTTGAAAGGAATTTGCTTTAAACGACTTCAAAATTTTACAAGAAGGTTTTTTGTTGGGATAAGGGTATTTTTGCGCCAC is part of the Cyclobacteriaceae bacterium genome and harbors:
- a CDS encoding sigma-70 family RNA polymerase sigma factor, which translates into the protein MEELEGRFSSKALEDFRLIDEAVNSGDEQAFAKLMQRYKRPVYHMILKMVRNVDDAEDLTIESFAKAFKSLHRFKKDFTFSTWLFRIATNNTIDHIRKKKLNTLSISNTFTDDNGEGVSIDVEDENLNPQEEAIKAQKEELIQVFVDKLPPKYQKLVRLRYFNELSYEEIAAEIDAPLGTVKAQLHRARELMFDMVKNKRDHI
- a CDS encoding glycosyltransferase, yielding MVCAHDEEGNLRELLPKLLSQNHPHYEVVIVDDRSNDGTFDFLRETAEHDKRLRIVKVEHLPNHANGKKYGLTLGIKAAHYDIILLTDADCRPAGENWLQSMAGCFQDKTQFVLGYSPYQKLGGLLNLFIRYETIVTGIQYLSFALMGNPYMGVGRNLAYRKSLFLQNKGFNEYLGITGGDDDLFVNKHARGETTVACIDPSSITVSKPKQTWSEFVQQKIRHLSVGKYYRFKHRVVLGLFSLTHILSWFLAAVLVYLQPYFWWVPAAVVLRLFIVSGTVYSFSKRVGHKFDVWAVPLLDFLFAIYYISTGTVALVTKKVQWKN